Proteins encoded by one window of Porphyrobacter sp. YT40:
- a CDS encoding Brp/Blh family beta-carotene 15,15'-dioxygenase, whose product MFFAAGLAHGAALEDGRTLAAYTIPEAVAYVALAIGFAGLFIALPFAGLVAFLALSAWHFAAAGRPRGHHPQSAIALALVIIGGGALFWPDTTRDIFTRLTGAPIPSLFMTGLATLGAIGIVMAMAARLKHRRGSRAAIAAVLAGVLLHPVLAVGLSFLAFHALPETIRQLERFGPGPTFAAVLPTLVLAAIGGMIVAGLVFGGVISLPVAAALAVGMTVPHMLAGDLRP is encoded by the coding sequence ATGTTCTTCGCTGCGGGCCTCGCCCACGGAGCGGCGCTGGAAGATGGACGGACGCTCGCCGCCTATACCATCCCCGAAGCTGTGGCCTATGTCGCTCTCGCTATCGGATTTGCCGGCCTGTTCATCGCGCTGCCGTTCGCTGGCCTTGTTGCCTTCCTTGCCCTGTCCGCATGGCACTTCGCCGCAGCGGGGCGTCCGCGGGGACATCATCCGCAATCAGCGATAGCGCTGGCGCTTGTCATCATCGGCGGGGGCGCACTGTTCTGGCCGGACACGACCCGCGACATCTTCACGCGGCTGACAGGCGCACCGATCCCATCGCTTTTCATGACGGGTCTCGCCACGCTGGGAGCGATCGGCATCGTCATGGCGATGGCCGCACGCCTGAAGCACAGGCGCGGTAGCCGTGCTGCGATAGCCGCCGTATTGGCGGGCGTGCTTCTCCATCCGGTCCTGGCGGTAGGGCTCAGCTTCCTTGCCTTTCACGCCCTTCCGGAGACCATCAGACAATTGGAGCGGTTCGGCCCCGGCCCGACCTTCGCCGCCGTATTGCCGACTTTGGTGCTGGCCGCGATCGGCGGCATGATTGTCGCCGGTCTCGTGTTCGGCGGCGTTATAAGCCTGCCGGTCGCCGCAGCTTTGGCTGTGGGCATGACGGTCCCGCATATGCTCGCCGGCGATCTGCGGCCGTAA
- a CDS encoding TetR/AcrR family transcriptional regulator — protein MAERRGRGRPKDTDTDTSVAITRAALRRFAGQGFEATSLREIAKDAGVDVALISYRFGGKLGLWKEIVSQAGSDLRAALEQALDQSRAASAQHRIDYSARAFLSYLLARPEVPRLLLRDITIDSDRSQWLLETLSLPLHRHFIDLAQAAADAAGTTPSHLPFKMANFIYSAASAVARRERLGKLVDGLDTDAQFASALEDTLIGEGILP, from the coding sequence ATGGCTGAACGACGGGGACGAGGACGTCCCAAGGATACCGATACCGACACCAGCGTCGCGATCACACGCGCCGCCCTGCGCCGCTTTGCCGGACAGGGTTTCGAAGCGACCTCGCTGCGCGAAATCGCGAAGGATGCGGGCGTCGACGTTGCCCTGATTTCCTATCGTTTCGGCGGCAAGCTGGGCTTGTGGAAGGAAATCGTCTCGCAAGCGGGATCAGACTTGCGTGCGGCGTTGGAGCAAGCGCTCGATCAGAGCCGGGCTGCAAGCGCGCAGCACCGCATCGACTATTCGGCCCGCGCTTTCCTGTCCTATCTGCTTGCCCGACCCGAGGTTCCTCGCCTGCTGCTGCGCGACATCACGATCGACAGCGACCGGTCGCAATGGTTGCTCGAAACGCTTTCGCTGCCGCTGCATCGCCACTTCATCGATCTTGCGCAGGCGGCGGCTGACGCGGCCGGGACGACGCCGTCTCACCTTCCCTTCAAGATGGCGAATTTCATCTATTCTGCCGCCAGCGCAGTGGCGCGGCGCGAACGTCTGGGAAAGCTGGTCGATGGCCTCGATACAGATGCCCAGTTCGCCAGCGCGCTCGAAGATACGCTGATCGGGGAAGGCATCCTCCCGTGA
- a CDS encoding bacteriorhodopsin, translated as MGVAPAAGTLAASPAATMGVDPGTLADRVGNIENLVALTSGQYTMGSLILMVSFGAHFAFLLYFLMTSLQLAPRYRLVPIMSSIVMLSAGLSLMQEFNLWRASYEFIGGVYRPLADGETFTNAYRYGNWTITVPILLTQLAIAFALPRPELHKRSLRMIIPAVLMIWTGLYGQFGESGDWARLNIWGVISTLFFVWLIIEVRGVITRAIELSPRELVAWPKNIWWYFLATWGIYPIAYALPQLGFNGDVVVARQLLYSIADIASKLVYGIILSRYVLRRSALEGYAPSAEALEVSPLGAAVASSRGD; from the coding sequence ATGGGCGTTGCACCTGCTGCGGGGACGCTTGCCGCGTCGCCTGCTGCCACGATGGGGGTTGACCCCGGCACCCTGGCCGATCGTGTCGGCAATATCGAGAACCTCGTCGCGCTGACTTCCGGGCAGTACACGATGGGGTCGCTGATCCTGATGGTCAGCTTCGGAGCGCATTTCGCGTTCCTGCTCTATTTCCTCATGACCAGCCTGCAGCTCGCGCCGCGTTACAGGCTGGTGCCGATCATGTCGTCCATCGTCATGCTCAGCGCCGGGCTGAGCCTGATGCAGGAATTCAATCTCTGGCGTGCCAGCTACGAATTCATCGGCGGGGTCTATCGCCCGCTGGCCGACGGCGAGACCTTCACCAATGCCTATCGCTACGGCAACTGGACGATCACCGTTCCGATCCTGCTGACGCAGCTTGCGATCGCCTTCGCGTTGCCGCGCCCGGAATTGCACAAGCGGTCGCTGCGCATGATCATTCCGGCCGTGCTGATGATCTGGACCGGGCTTTACGGCCAGTTCGGCGAGAGCGGAGACTGGGCGCGCCTCAACATCTGGGGTGTGATTTCGACCCTGTTCTTCGTCTGGCTGATCATCGAGGTGCGCGGGGTCATCACCCGGGCCATCGAACTCAGCCCGCGCGAACTGGTCGCCTGGCCGAAGAACATCTGGTGGTATTTCCTCGCCACCTGGGGGATCTATCCGATCGCCTATGCCCTGCCCCAGCTCGGATTCAACGGCGATGTGGTGGTCGCGCGCCAGCTGCTCTACTCGATCGCGGACATTGCCTCGAAGCTTGTCTACGGCATCATCCTCAGCCGCTATGTCCTGCGTCGCAGCGCGCTCGAGGGTTACGCGCCTTCTGCCGAGGCTCTCGAAGTGTCGCCGCTGGGTGCAGCCGTCGCCTCGTCGCGCGGTGACTGA
- a CDS encoding HlyD family secretion protein has product MTDQTPAQTEIKTADAAASRQERGWAPNPSRRRIVVAVGAILVGVLLALFAWGLPPFAGGDETTNNAYVRGRTTVVSPQVAGYLVDVPVADFQRVEQGQLLARIDDAPYQQKLQQGAANTAAQQATLANSAQSLRSAQAQLELQDAAVAAARAGLQKAQADMNRVAELADEGSISLRERDQARAALLQAQAGVRQAQAQRAIAAENVRSVSVGRGALEAQVAGAEATKGLAEFELSRTEIRAPRAGRLSEVSARVGQLVTAGTQLMYIVPDDLWVVANFKETQTANMAVGQRATLEIDALGGIELTGRVQSIAPAASSEFSLVKPDTGAGNFVKVPQRIAVRIVLDKGQEAARRLGPGMSVVATVHTED; this is encoded by the coding sequence ATGACCGATCAGACCCCGGCACAGACCGAAATCAAGACCGCCGATGCGGCCGCTTCCCGGCAAGAACGGGGGTGGGCCCCCAATCCTTCCCGCCGCCGGATCGTGGTGGCGGTCGGGGCGATCCTGGTCGGCGTGCTCCTTGCCTTGTTCGCGTGGGGGCTTCCCCCTTTCGCAGGCGGCGACGAGACGACCAACAACGCCTATGTGCGCGGCCGCACCACTGTCGTCAGCCCGCAGGTGGCAGGCTATCTGGTCGACGTGCCGGTGGCGGACTTCCAGCGGGTGGAGCAAGGCCAGCTGCTCGCCCGGATCGACGATGCACCCTACCAGCAAAAGCTCCAGCAGGGCGCGGCCAATACCGCAGCGCAGCAAGCGACCCTGGCCAACAGTGCGCAAAGCCTCCGTTCGGCGCAGGCTCAGCTGGAGCTGCAGGATGCCGCCGTTGCTGCTGCCCGCGCGGGGCTTCAGAAAGCGCAGGCCGACATGAATCGCGTCGCCGAATTGGCCGACGAAGGCTCGATTTCCCTGCGCGAAAGGGATCAGGCCCGTGCAGCCCTGCTGCAGGCTCAGGCCGGCGTCAGGCAGGCGCAGGCGCAGCGCGCAATCGCGGCGGAAAATGTGCGCTCGGTCAGCGTGGGCCGGGGTGCGCTCGAAGCGCAGGTCGCCGGAGCAGAGGCGACCAAGGGCCTCGCCGAATTCGAGCTTTCGCGCACCGAAATCCGTGCGCCGCGGGCCGGACGGTTGAGCGAAGTCAGCGCGCGTGTCGGCCAACTGGTCACCGCCGGAACCCAGCTGATGTATATCGTCCCCGACGATCTGTGGGTGGTCGCCAACTTCAAGGAGACGCAGACCGCGAATATGGCGGTCGGCCAGCGCGCCACGCTCGAAATCGATGCCTTAGGCGGTATCGAGCTTACCGGCCGCGTGCAGAGCATCGCGCCTGCGGCCAGCAGCGAATTCAGCCTCGTCAAGCCGGACACCGGCGCGGGCAATTTCGTGAAGGTGCCTCAGCGCATCGCCGTGCGCATCGTGCTCGATAAGGGACAGGAGGCGGCGCGAAGGCTCGGTCCGGGGATGTCGGTCGTTGCCACCGTTCATACGGAGGATTGA
- a CDS encoding efflux transporter outer membrane subunit, which yields MNRSMGLLTASTLLLSACAPALQDAPAAIAVAPPTDWRTDLGVTAPVERDWWNAFGDPQLSHLVEKARANNADVRVAAARVDEARATEAGSRGFLLPSLGAGAEGGVRREVFPFGQAQTLIAAQPTFQASYEVDLFGRNAARVDAAEAGVAAAAAGAEAARLSVSAATASGYITLLALDSRLQVLEQTLAARQDALKFARDQAEVGYTSQLPLRQAEAEYQATAQLIPQLKAQIARQENALSVLTGELPGAIVRGGTLEGLRLPSPPETLPSQLLRRRPDVAAAEYRIAAADAKMRMARADFMPSVNLGASAGLVLSDLLANPVGVWSLGGSILAPIFQGGKLQAQLDGATAQRDQAAWAYRSTVLNAFAEVEDRMALLANLKDQEAALASQQTAVADALRHARNRYRAGYSPYIEQVDAQRALLGVELSLIQVKADELTTMVGLYQAVGGSPG from the coding sequence ATGAACCGTTCAATGGGTCTGCTGACCGCTTCCACCCTCCTCCTGTCTGCCTGTGCGCCCGCATTACAGGATGCTCCGGCCGCCATTGCCGTCGCTCCGCCGACCGACTGGCGGACAGACCTCGGGGTCACCGCTCCGGTCGAACGGGACTGGTGGAACGCGTTCGGCGACCCGCAGCTTTCGCATCTCGTCGAAAAGGCGCGGGCGAACAACGCGGACGTGCGGGTCGCCGCTGCACGTGTGGACGAAGCGCGCGCGACCGAAGCGGGGTCGCGCGGCTTTCTCCTGCCTTCGCTGGGGGCAGGGGCAGAAGGCGGCGTCCGGCGCGAGGTCTTTCCCTTCGGCCAGGCGCAGACCTTGATCGCGGCGCAGCCGACATTTCAAGCCTCTTACGAGGTCGATCTTTTCGGCAGGAACGCCGCCCGGGTCGATGCCGCAGAAGCGGGAGTCGCCGCCGCCGCCGCGGGCGCGGAGGCCGCGCGGCTATCGGTGAGTGCGGCGACGGCCAGCGGCTATATCACCCTGCTCGCGCTCGACAGTCGGCTTCAGGTCCTGGAGCAAACGCTGGCGGCGCGGCAAGATGCGCTCAAGTTCGCCCGCGATCAGGCCGAGGTCGGTTACACGTCCCAGCTTCCGCTGAGGCAGGCAGAGGCCGAGTATCAGGCCACCGCGCAGCTTATCCCGCAATTGAAGGCGCAGATCGCGCGGCAGGAAAACGCGCTTTCGGTTCTGACCGGCGAACTGCCGGGTGCGATCGTGCGAGGCGGGACATTGGAGGGGCTGCGCCTTCCTTCTCCGCCCGAGACCCTACCGTCCCAGCTGCTGCGCCGCCGTCCCGATGTCGCAGCGGCGGAATATCGCATCGCTGCGGCCGACGCGAAAATGCGCATGGCGCGCGCCGACTTCATGCCTTCGGTCAATCTGGGTGCCTCGGCGGGGCTGGTTCTGTCCGACCTGCTGGCCAACCCCGTGGGCGTGTGGTCGCTGGGGGGCAGCATTCTTGCCCCGATCTTTCAGGGCGGGAAGCTGCAGGCGCAGCTCGACGGAGCAACAGCCCAGCGCGATCAGGCGGCCTGGGCATATCGCTCCACCGTGCTGAACGCCTTTGCCGAGGTCGAGGACCGCATGGCGCTGCTGGCCAATCTGAAAGATCAGGAGGCTGCGCTTGCATCCCAACAGACTGCCGTGGCCGATGCGCTGCGTCATGCACGCAACCGCTACCGCGCGGGCTATTCCCCCTATATCGAGCAGGTCGATGCACAGCGCGCGCTGCTTGGCGTCGAACTGTCGCTCATCCAGGTGAAGGCCGACGAGCTGACGACAATGGTCGGGCTTTATCAGGCCGTTGGCGGATCGCCCGGATAG
- a CDS encoding catalase: MTRNAAPPTTTDAGIPVQSDEHSLTLGRDGPIVLNDHHLLEEMAQFNRTNIAERRPHAKGSGAFGHFETTADVSQYTKAKLFQPGIKTDVAMRFSTVAGERGSPDTWRDPRGFSVKFYTEDGNFDMAGNNTPVFFVRDPMKFQHFIRSQKRRADNGLRDHDMMWDFWTLSPESAHQVAYLMGDRGVPKNWREMNGYGSHTYMLINEAGEKFWVKFHFITNVGDKRGNAHFTQDEAVKMAGEDSDYHRRDLFNAIAAGDYPSWTLKWQIMPFEDAKSYRINPFDLTKVWPHGDYPLIDVGTLTLDRNPTDWHSEIEQLAFEPNNMVPGIGLSPDKMLLARGFSYADAHRARLGTNYKQIPVNAPIAPVHSYSQGGHMRIDKQVDPVYAPNSYGGPHAQPQVGGEATWHADGDMVRAAYSLREDDDDWSQARALVMEVMDDAQRDRFVGNVAGHLADGVSEPVLKRAFDYWACVDESLAGRIEKAVRDKIGGKSQSEGMMSAQSITAREDVPLPSAISPLRDAAE; this comes from the coding sequence ATGACCCGCAATGCCGCCCCGCCCACGACCACCGATGCCGGCATCCCCGTGCAGAGCGACGAACACTCGCTGACGCTGGGACGCGATGGGCCGATCGTTCTGAACGATCATCACCTGCTCGAGGAAATGGCGCAATTCAATCGCACGAATATTGCCGAGCGGCGCCCGCATGCGAAGGGGTCGGGCGCTTTCGGTCATTTCGAGACGACTGCGGACGTATCGCAATACACGAAGGCCAAGCTGTTCCAGCCAGGGATCAAAACCGACGTGGCGATGCGCTTCTCCACCGTCGCGGGCGAACGCGGCAGCCCCGATACCTGGCGTGATCCGCGCGGCTTTTCGGTTAAGTTCTACACCGAGGACGGCAATTTCGACATGGCCGGCAACAACACGCCGGTGTTCTTCGTGCGCGATCCGATGAAGTTCCAGCATTTCATTCGCAGCCAGAAGCGCCGCGCCGACAACGGTCTGCGCGATCACGACATGATGTGGGATTTCTGGACGCTCTCGCCCGAAAGCGCGCATCAGGTTGCCTATCTGATGGGCGATCGCGGCGTGCCGAAGAACTGGCGCGAAATGAACGGCTACGGCAGCCACACCTATATGCTCATCAACGAGGCGGGCGAAAAATTCTGGGTGAAGTTTCACTTCATCACCAATGTCGGCGATAAGCGCGGCAATGCCCATTTCACGCAGGATGAGGCTGTAAAGATGGCCGGCGAGGACAGCGACTATCACCGCCGCGATCTGTTCAATGCCATCGCAGCCGGCGATTACCCCAGCTGGACGCTCAAGTGGCAGATCATGCCGTTCGAGGATGCCAAGAGCTACAGGATCAACCCCTTCGACCTCACGAAGGTATGGCCGCACGGCGACTATCCCCTGATCGACGTCGGCACGCTGACGCTCGATCGCAATCCGACCGACTGGCATTCCGAGATCGAACAGCTTGCGTTCGAGCCGAACAACATGGTGCCGGGCATCGGCCTGTCGCCTGACAAGATGCTGCTTGCCCGCGGCTTCTCCTACGCCGACGCGCATCGTGCGCGGCTCGGGACGAACTACAAGCAGATCCCGGTGAATGCGCCGATCGCGCCGGTACACTCCTATTCGCAGGGCGGGCACATGCGCATCGATAAGCAGGTCGATCCGGTCTACGCGCCCAATTCCTATGGCGGGCCTCACGCACAGCCGCAGGTCGGCGGCGAGGCGACGTGGCACGCCGATGGCGACATGGTTCGCGCCGCCTACAGTCTGCGCGAGGATGACGACGACTGGAGCCAGGCACGCGCGCTGGTGATGGAGGTCATGGACGATGCCCAGCGTGACCGGTTCGTCGGCAATGTCGCCGGACACCTTGCCGACGGTGTCAGCGAACCCGTGCTGAAGCGCGCCTTCGACTACTGGGCCTGCGTCGACGAGAGCCTCGCAGGGCGCATCGAGAAGGCGGTACGCGACAAGATCGGCGGGAAAAGCCAATCGGAAGGCATGATGTCGGCGCAGTCCATTACGGCACGCGAGGATGTGCCATTGCCCTCCGCAATCAGTCCTTTGCGTGATGCGGCCGAATAG
- a CDS encoding MFS transporter: MTDRAPLIDHIDGYRFKPHEMPILPGSPANPDHPPARRAAYLAIGVFMGLIGGAQNGFLLANAPALQAEFALTPVETGWLTVAFYSTYATMSMLLFRVRQEFGIQPFVRWAMAGLVAANFIQMIGPGYYPELAARAVAGITASGLSALAIYYLMQGLPAAMRVGGLVISLGLAQVAFPLTRALSPALLVDGDITHIFQFQFALSLVGFGLVHALRLPPGIRTETFERLDIPSIALFVIGVAALCAFLIQGRIQWWDTPWLGYALIVAITALGGCFLIEANRKSPMLDLSWLSSRAILALAVIGATVRILVAEQGFGASGLFASLGYGNEQLTGYFWVLSGATFGGMALSVVRLDPKDLTRPILFAILVICVAAFADTRTGALTRPQDLYLTQAAIAFAAVFAMGPIMMEGMLRALAAGQSYVISFIAIFSLSQSIGGLAGISLLSAFHTVRLKTHLIDAGSTLTLANQQLAQALANAAQRAAPLQADPALQQQAAAASISRDVGREAAVLAFNDVFVLIGTLSAVTFAVVLVPWLIDKIRGRNPLAKELAFLEAMLARTRQ, translated from the coding sequence GTGACCGACCGTGCGCCCCTGATCGACCACATCGACGGTTACCGGTTCAAGCCGCATGAAATGCCGATTCTGCCCGGCTCACCTGCCAACCCGGACCACCCGCCGGCGCGCCGTGCGGCCTATCTCGCGATCGGCGTCTTCATGGGGCTGATCGGCGGTGCGCAGAATGGTTTCCTGCTCGCCAATGCACCGGCACTTCAGGCCGAATTCGCACTGACTCCGGTCGAGACGGGCTGGCTGACGGTGGCCTTCTATTCGACCTACGCCACGATGAGCATGCTGCTGTTCCGCGTGCGGCAGGAATTCGGCATCCAGCCTTTCGTTCGCTGGGCCATGGCCGGGCTGGTTGCGGCCAATTTCATCCAGATGATCGGTCCCGGCTATTACCCCGAACTTGCCGCGCGCGCCGTCGCGGGCATCACCGCCAGCGGGCTGTCGGCGCTGGCTATCTACTACCTGATGCAGGGACTTCCCGCTGCCATGCGCGTCGGCGGGCTGGTCATATCGCTGGGGCTTGCGCAGGTCGCCTTCCCTCTGACGCGCGCGCTGTCGCCCGCCCTGCTGGTCGATGGGGACATCACGCATATCTTCCAGTTTCAATTCGCCCTCTCGCTGGTAGGTTTCGGCTTGGTCCACGCACTTCGCCTTCCGCCCGGAATTCGCACGGAGACGTTCGAGCGGCTCGACATCCCGAGCATTGCCCTGTTCGTGATCGGGGTCGCTGCCCTGTGCGCGTTCCTCATCCAGGGCCGCATCCAGTGGTGGGACACACCCTGGCTTGGCTATGCCCTGATCGTCGCCATCACCGCGCTGGGCGGATGCTTCCTGATCGAAGCGAACCGCAAGAGCCCGATGCTCGATCTCAGCTGGCTGTCGAGCCGGGCGATTCTTGCGCTTGCGGTGATCGGTGCGACGGTGCGCATTCTGGTTGCCGAACAGGGGTTTGGTGCCAGCGGACTGTTTGCTTCGCTGGGTTATGGCAACGAGCAATTGACGGGCTATTTCTGGGTTCTTTCCGGGGCGACCTTTGGCGGCATGGCGCTGTCTGTGGTGCGGCTCGATCCCAAGGACCTCACCCGTCCCATTCTTTTCGCGATCCTCGTGATCTGCGTCGCTGCCTTTGCCGACACGCGCACCGGAGCCCTGACGCGGCCCCAGGATCTCTATCTCACGCAAGCCGCAATCGCCTTCGCCGCGGTCTTCGCGATGGGACCGATCATGATGGAGGGAATGCTGCGCGCACTGGCTGCGGGGCAAAGCTACGTCATCAGCTTCATCGCGATATTCTCGCTCTCACAATCGATCGGCGGCCTGGCGGGCATCTCGCTGCTGTCCGCGTTTCACACCGTGCGTCTGAAGACGCACCTCATCGATGCGGGAAGCACGCTCACGCTCGCAAATCAGCAATTGGCACAGGCGCTCGCAAATGCCGCGCAACGGGCCGCGCCGCTTCAGGCCGACCCCGCGCTGCAACAACAGGCGGCCGCCGCAAGCATCTCGCGTGACGTCGGACGCGAGGCGGCTGTGCTCGCCTTCAACGATGTTTTCGTTCTCATCGGCACCTTGTCGGCGGTGACCTTCGCGGTCGTGCTGGTGCCCTGGCTCATCGACAAAATTCGCGGGCGCAATCCGCTCGCCAAGGAATTGGCCTTCCTGGAGGCCATGCTCGCAAGGACAAGACAATGA
- a CDS encoding DUF2254 family protein: MPDDRGTKESEAALVPRETRDFKRKAITGMARHLPVKGQAGWLLRKLVGNYWALAVAAVILGVPFALGVLALDRAGLAGWLVASDLAPVATSETARDFAGVAAGVNAAFISLYFSITLIVLSLAASNLGVRLIDRWLDKRLVRVSIAGLSFSLAVTLCAMLAIDPKADLAQTPLGLTAVVLMLQLVNLAMLAVSLHDLGRSMFVDRAIAALCRDAANPPATISVRLEGPSHNWVTVLVAPRDGYVEGIDCDAVAKAAPTATAIRICAAPGRHVARGEPLIEVAEGVGSAPVDLRKLARAVPIGDYRSDGQGTVFRVRLLVEIAARALSPAINDFYTALACADALMVVMREHRHTWVGENQLACWAHDPRVELPGQDFASLFGDPLAAFRQAAADYPSVSIRMIDNVARLIAATEAPDALHSQWHGWLADQVRAIAGHALSRAQHEADRRAIAARLDRFDRLSGDIRP; this comes from the coding sequence TTGCCGGATGATCGCGGCACAAAGGAGAGCGAAGCGGCTTTGGTTCCACGCGAAACAAGAGATTTCAAACGGAAGGCAATCACCGGCATGGCGCGTCATCTACCGGTCAAGGGCCAAGCGGGATGGCTGCTCCGCAAACTGGTGGGGAATTACTGGGCGCTGGCAGTGGCCGCCGTGATCCTCGGTGTCCCGTTCGCCTTGGGCGTGCTTGCGCTGGATCGCGCGGGACTGGCCGGCTGGCTTGTCGCTTCCGATCTCGCCCCCGTCGCCACGTCGGAGACCGCCCGCGATTTCGCGGGTGTGGCCGCTGGCGTCAACGCAGCCTTCATCAGCCTGTACTTTTCGATCACGCTGATCGTGCTTTCCTTGGCGGCGAGCAATCTGGGGGTGCGCCTGATCGACCGCTGGCTCGACAAGCGGCTGGTTCGGGTTTCGATCGCCGGCCTCTCGTTCAGTCTCGCCGTGACATTGTGCGCCATGCTGGCAATCGATCCCAAGGCCGACCTTGCGCAAACGCCGCTTGGGCTGACGGCTGTGGTGCTGATGCTTCAGCTGGTGAACCTGGCCATGCTGGCCGTATCCCTGCACGATCTCGGCCGTTCGATGTTCGTCGACCGAGCGATCGCTGCCCTCTGCCGTGATGCGGCGAACCCTCCGGCGACGATCAGCGTCCGGCTCGAAGGTCCCTCGCACAATTGGGTCACCGTGCTTGTCGCCCCGCGGGATGGCTATGTGGAAGGGATCGATTGTGACGCCGTGGCAAAAGCGGCGCCGACTGCCACTGCGATCCGGATTTGCGCAGCCCCGGGCCGTCACGTGGCCCGCGGCGAACCGCTGATCGAGGTCGCGGAGGGTGTCGGTTCGGCCCCGGTCGACCTGCGAAAGCTCGCGCGCGCGGTGCCGATCGGCGATTATCGCAGCGACGGGCAGGGCACGGTATTTCGCGTTCGCCTTCTGGTCGAGATCGCCGCTCGCGCGCTTTCGCCGGCGATCAACGATTTCTACACGGCGCTCGCCTGCGCAGACGCGCTCATGGTGGTCATGCGCGAACATCGACATACGTGGGTAGGCGAGAACCAGCTTGCGTGCTGGGCCCACGATCCGCGCGTTGAACTGCCCGGGCAGGACTTCGCCAGCCTGTTCGGCGATCCGCTGGCCGCCTTCCGGCAGGCAGCCGCCGACTATCCCAGCGTTTCGATCCGGATGATCGACAATGTTGCGCGGCTTATTGCGGCGACCGAAGCGCCCGACGCGCTTCATTCGCAATGGCATGGCTGGTTGGCAGATCAGGTACGCGCGATCGCAGGACATGCCCTCTCGCGGGCGCAACACGAAGCAGATCGCCGGGCGATTGCCGCGCGGCTCGATCGCTTCGATCGGCTATCAGGCGACATCCGACCGTGA